One Amaranthus tricolor cultivar Red isolate AtriRed21 chromosome 10, ASM2621246v1, whole genome shotgun sequence genomic window carries:
- the LOC130825453 gene encoding caffeic acid 3-O-methyltransferase-like has product MGSLATQIGENEAFSFAMAVATGSVQPMVLRAIYELDVLEIIKRAGPGAHLSPVEIAAQLPTNNPNAAPMLDRMLRVLASNSILSYTTHNRADGQVETLYGLTPVCQFLTKNEDGIGLRNLTLVNTDEVLMESWYHLKDAVLNGGIAFTKAHNMEAFEYHGIDLRFNKVFNNGMFNHSTIIMKKITETYKGFEGVSTLVDVGGGIGASLNMIVSKYPKINGINFDLPHVVQHAPTRNGLKHIGGDMFESVPKGDAIFMKWICHDWSDEHCIKLLKNCYASLPDNGKVIMCEYVLPIEPQSSQPVRTVFQVDCIMMNNYTGGKERTEQEFKSLAKAAGFSGFRVACSVYNAKIMEFLKNNTETNSNTTNHVEDDEICAFAMAITSSSVPPMVLKVVIELDVFEIIKKAGPGAYLSSAEIVAKLPTNNNPDAANMLDRMLRLLASFSILSYSLQSRPDGRVERLYGLPPVCQFLTKNEDGVSLSPISLMIQDKILMKCWYYLKDAVLNGGIPFNKAYDKTIFDYFGTDARFNKVFDNGMSNYSAIIMKKLLENYKGFEGVSTLVDVGGDTGATLNMILSAYPTIKGINFDLPRVIEVAPNYKGVEHVGGDMFISVPKGDAIFMKLVCHCWSDEECVKLLKNCYESLPEDHGKVIVCEYILPIAPETSYAARMVFQSDAIMLAQNGGKERTELEYMNLAKRAGFKGFRVASSTYDIKVIELFKNA; this is encoded by the exons ATGGGCTCCTTGGCAACTCAAATAGGGGAAAACGAGGCGTTCTCTTTCGCCATGGCAGTGGCAACCGGTTCGGTTCAACCCATGGTCCTGCGAGCCATATATGAGCTTGATGTACTTGAAATCATCAAACGTGCAGGACCGGGTGCCCACCTATCCCCTGTCGAGATTGCTGCCCAATTACCTACTAATAACCCGAATGCTGCACCCATGTTAGACCGGATGCTCCGGGTTCTAGCTAGTAATTCCATCCTTTCGTATACAACTCATAACCGGGCTGATGGTCAGGTAGAAACACTTTATGGGCTTACTCCGGTTTGCCAGTTCTTGACTAAGAATGAGGATGGTATTGGTTTACGCAATCTTACTCTTGTTAATACAGATGAGGTTTTAATGGAGAGCTG GTACCACTTAAAAGATGCAGTACTTAATGGAGGGATTGCATTCACTAAAGCCCACAATATGGAGGCATTTGAATATCATGGAATAGATCTTAGATTTAACAAAGTTTTCAACAATGGAATGTTTAACCACTCAactattattatgaaaaaaattactGAAACCTACAAAGGATTTGAAGGTGTTTCTACTTTGGTTGATGTTGGTGGTGGCATTGGTGCTTCTCTTAATATGATAGTTTCTAAATATCCAAAAATTAACGGTATCAATTTTGATTTGCCTCATGTTGTTCAACATGCTCCCACTCGTAATG GACTGAAACATATAGGAGGAGATATGTTTGAAAGCGTACCAAAAGGAGATGCTATATTCATGAAG TGGATATGTCATGATTGGAGTGACGAGCATTGCATAAAGCTATTAAAGAATTGTTATGCTTCGTTGCCAGACAATGGCAAAGTAATAATGTGCGAGTACGTACTCCCAATCGAACCACAATCTAGCCAACCAGTGCGGACTGTGTTTCAAGTTGATTGCATCATGATGAATAACTACACTGGTGGAAAGGAAAGAACTGAGCAAGAATTCAAGAGTTTAGCCAAAGCAGCAGGATTTTCTGGTTTCAGAGTTGCTTGTTCAGTTTATAATGCCAAGATCATGGAATTCCTTAAAAATAACACCGAAACTAATTCCAACACAACTAATCATGTCGAGGATGATGAAATCTGCGCATTCGCTATGGCGATCACAAGCAGTTCAGTTCCACCTATGGTCCTTAAAGTAGTGATTGAGCTAGATGTATTTGAGATAATTAAAAAAGCTGGGCCGGGTGCCTATTTATCGTCAGCTGAGATTGTGGCTAAATTACCGACAAACAATAATCCTGATGCTGCAAACATGTTAGATAGAATGCTCCGGCTGCTGGCTAGCTTTTCTATTCTTTCGTACTCACTTCAGAGTCGACCTGATGGTCGTGTTGAACGGCTTTATGGACTTCCTCCGGTGTGCCAATTCTTAACCAAGAATGAAGATGGTGTTAGTTTAAGTCCTATTTCTCTTATGATTCAAGATAAGATTCTTATGAAGTGCtg GTATTATTTAAAGGATGCTGTTCTTAATGGTGGCATTCCATTTAACAAAGCCTACGACAAGACAATATTTGATTACTTTGGAACAGATGCTAGATTCAACAAAGTTTTTGACAACGGAATGTCAAACTACTCAGCCattataatgaaaaaattgCTTGAAAATTATAAAGGATTTGAAGGTGTATCTACCTTGGTTGATGTAGGTGGTGATACTGGTGCTACTCTTAACATGATTCTCTCAGCATACCCCACCATCAAgggtattaattttgatttgccTCGTGTTATTGAAGTTGCACCCAATTATAaag GTGTGGAGCATGTAGGAGGAGATATGTTTATAAGTGTACCAAAAGGAGATGCCATATTCATGAAG ttggtatGCCATTGTTGGAGTGATGAGGAATGCGTAAAGTTGTTGAAGAATTGCTATGAATCCTTGCCAGAAGATCATGGCAAAGTAATAGTGTGCGAGTACATACTTCCAATTGCACCAGAAACTAGCTATGCGGCGAGGATGGTGTTCCAATCTGATGCCATCATGTTGGCTCAAAATGGTGGTAAAGAAAGAACTGAGTTAGAATACATGAATTTGGCCAAAAGAGCAGGATTTAAAGGTTTTAGAGTTGCATCTTCAACTTATGATATTAAGGTCATTGAGTTATTCAAAAATGCCTAA